The proteins below are encoded in one region of Sphingobacterium sp. R2:
- a CDS encoding response regulator transcription factor, with product MIKILLVEDHMVVRNGIKLLLESQDGFEVVGEASNGKQALQFLASNPVPDIVLTDISMDEMDGMELLQMIKNQYETVKVVILSMLNQINYVIEAFESGLSGYLVKNVGYSELLFGLNHIAAGGRYLSEEIAMILLDQVSSGQSYTQLRGEMYEDFDISDRELEVLKLIAEGYTNVEIADKIFLSKRTVEGHRQNLIDKAGVKNTAHLVKFAFERGILN from the coding sequence ATGATAAAAATCCTATTGGTTGAAGACCACATGGTTGTTCGTAACGGAATAAAATTACTATTGGAATCGCAAGATGGGTTTGAAGTTGTTGGGGAGGCTTCTAATGGAAAACAGGCGCTCCAATTCTTAGCTTCAAATCCTGTCCCGGACATTGTATTGACCGATATCAGTATGGATGAAATGGACGGGATGGAACTACTGCAGATGATAAAAAACCAGTATGAAACGGTTAAAGTGGTTATATTATCCATGCTTAACCAGATCAATTATGTTATTGAAGCTTTCGAATCTGGACTTTCGGGCTATTTGGTTAAAAATGTTGGCTATAGCGAATTACTATTTGGATTAAATCATATCGCGGCTGGTGGTCGGTATCTAAGTGAAGAAATCGCCATGATATTGTTGGATCAAGTCAGCTCCGGACAAAGTTATACACAGCTGCGAGGAGAGATGTATGAAGATTTCGACATCTCGGATCGAGAGCTTGAAGTATTAAAACTGATAGCTGAAGGGTATACCAATGTTGAAATTGCAGACAAGATTTTTTTAAGCAAGCGTACAGTTGAGGGCCATAGGCAAAACTTAATTGACAAAGCTGGAGTAAAAAATACCGCGCATTTGGTTAAATTTGCTTTCGAGCGAGGTATTTTAAATTAA
- a CDS encoding RNA polymerase sigma factor: MENTTIDQLFKEKRPTLKYLAAQFTNDPDEREDLVQETMVRSLASIEKFLKHPKLMSWLYIIMKNTYINQYTRNKRLENYRSEYISTGYRNDMATNRGESNFVASDIQQALNSLSKDYYNVFVMFLEGFKYYEIAEHLQIPEGTVKTRIHMARKSLQKQLKIYSKSVD, from the coding sequence ATGGAAAATACAACAATCGATCAACTCTTTAAGGAAAAAAGACCTACATTAAAATATTTGGCAGCGCAATTTACAAATGATCCAGATGAGCGGGAGGACTTGGTGCAGGAAACCATGGTTAGGTCACTAGCATCTATCGAAAAGTTTCTGAAGCATCCTAAGTTGATGTCATGGCTCTATATCATTATGAAAAATACGTATATCAATCAATATACACGTAATAAACGACTGGAGAATTATAGAAGTGAATATATCAGCACTGGCTATCGAAACGACATGGCAACAAATCGTGGAGAGAGTAATTTTGTGGCATCGGATATTCAACAGGCATTAAACAGTCTATCGAAAGACTATTACAATGTTTTTGTAATGTTCTTAGAAGGATTTAAGTATTATGAGATCGCTGAGCATCTTCAGATTCCTGAGGGTACAGTCAAGACACGGATACATATGGCTAGAAAGTCATTGCAAAAGCAGCTCAAGATTTATTCAAAGAGCGTTGATTAG
- a CDS encoding SIMPL domain-containing protein — MKKLLIYTFLIGLSGSLFLSSCGKIAHENPNRIRVSGEGKIRIMPDQVTLTINTSFTKPRMVDAVRETQATVDTVLALLKKYGNDKQDIKTSSVSANKDYQYVANTNKFVGYQAQQTIDFVLHDLSKFTELTGKLLETKISGIGSISFDHSKADSILREADLIAYDDALKSAKKLASRADIKIGKLLYLSNDGTVSNESNQYRTGMALETFNKGYGGDGFKITPEVLEFKRTIFTEFEIK; from the coding sequence ATGAAAAAGCTATTAATCTATACTTTTCTAATAGGCTTAAGCGGAAGCTTATTTTTATCTTCCTGCGGTAAAATAGCTCATGAGAATCCGAATAGAATTCGTGTAAGTGGTGAGGGAAAGATCCGAATTATGCCTGATCAAGTAACCTTGACAATCAATACGTCTTTTACAAAACCAAGGATGGTAGATGCTGTAAGAGAAACGCAAGCGACTGTCGACACAGTATTAGCATTGCTGAAAAAATACGGAAATGACAAACAAGATATTAAAACTAGCAGTGTTTCGGCTAACAAAGATTATCAATATGTTGCCAATACCAATAAATTTGTAGGTTACCAAGCGCAGCAAACAATCGATTTCGTTTTACATGATTTATCTAAATTCACAGAATTGACAGGAAAACTATTAGAAACTAAAATAAGTGGAATTGGGTCGATATCTTTTGACCATTCTAAAGCAGACAGTATTTTGAGAGAAGCCGACCTCATTGCGTATGATGATGCTTTAAAATCTGCAAAAAAACTTGCTTCGAGGGCTGATATTAAAATCGGGAAACTGTTGTACTTGTCCAATGATGGGACCGTGTCAAACGAATCAAATCAATATCGGACAGGAATGGCTTTAGAGACATTCAATAAGGGATATGGTGGTGATGGCTTCAAAATTACACCAGAAGTTTTAGAATTTAAGAGAACGATATTTACGGAATTTGAAATTAAATAG
- a CDS encoding GH1 family beta-glucosidase yields MLLTKDAFGEDFIWGVSTAAYQIEGAHDLHGKGPSIWDVFVQKRNRVFQNQHGNEACDFYNRYDQDLYLMKGMHIPNYRFSLSWSRIFPNGIGEVNQRGLDFYDRLIDLSLELGITPWITLYHWDLPHALEKKGGWVNREVKDWFGEFVSKCVQTYGDRVKNWMVLNEPTVFTAAGYFFGVHAPERRGLGNFLAAVHHAALAQAHGGRIIKSIQADSHVGTTFSCSHVEPFSSRDKDILAAKKADVLLNRLFIEPLLGMGYPTEEIKILNRIEKYIQVNDEKDLKFNMDFIGVQNYTREVIRYAMFVPYLRAKIVSAKKRRVEMTEMNWEVYPASIYYMLKKFSSYSNMPPLIVTENGAAFADQVENGIVHDPKRVNYLQDALKQVYRAKQENVNIKGYFVWTFLDNFEWAEGYRPRFGLVYVDFKNQMRIIKSSGQWYANFLNNNASHSE; encoded by the coding sequence ATGCTTTTAACCAAAGACGCCTTTGGCGAAGATTTTATATGGGGAGTTTCCACAGCTGCCTACCAGATTGAAGGGGCTCACGACCTGCACGGTAAGGGACCTTCAATATGGGATGTATTCGTACAAAAAAGGAATCGCGTATTCCAAAATCAACATGGCAATGAAGCCTGTGATTTTTACAATCGGTATGACCAGGATTTATATCTAATGAAGGGAATGCATATTCCCAATTACAGATTTTCTTTATCATGGAGCCGTATATTTCCAAATGGAATAGGCGAAGTAAATCAAAGAGGTCTGGATTTTTATGACCGCCTAATTGATCTATCTCTTGAACTTGGAATTACTCCATGGATTACATTGTATCATTGGGATCTACCGCATGCATTAGAGAAAAAAGGTGGGTGGGTAAACCGTGAGGTGAAAGACTGGTTTGGAGAATTCGTTTCCAAATGTGTGCAAACCTATGGTGATCGTGTCAAGAACTGGATGGTGCTCAATGAGCCTACTGTCTTCACTGCCGCGGGCTATTTCTTTGGTGTACATGCTCCGGAAAGAAGAGGCTTGGGCAATTTTTTGGCTGCAGTCCATCATGCTGCTTTAGCACAGGCACATGGAGGGCGAATCATTAAATCAATACAAGCTGATAGCCATGTTGGCACCACATTCTCCTGTTCTCATGTAGAACCTTTTTCTTCAAGAGATAAGGACATCTTAGCGGCAAAAAAAGCAGATGTTTTGCTAAATCGTCTCTTTATAGAGCCGCTTTTAGGTATGGGCTATCCTACAGAAGAGATTAAAATCCTGAATAGAATCGAAAAGTATATTCAAGTGAATGATGAAAAAGATTTGAAGTTTAACATGGATTTCATAGGGGTACAAAATTATACACGGGAAGTTATACGATACGCAATGTTTGTTCCTTATCTTCGAGCGAAAATAGTATCTGCGAAAAAGCGTAGAGTTGAAATGACCGAAATGAATTGGGAGGTTTACCCAGCTTCCATCTACTATATGCTTAAAAAATTTAGTTCATATTCTAATATGCCCCCTTTGATCGTCACTGAGAATGGAGCTGCGTTTGCCGATCAAGTAGAAAATGGTATCGTTCATGATCCAAAAAGAGTTAACTATTTACAAGACGCTTTAAAGCAAGTTTATCGTGCAAAACAGGAAAATGTAAATATTAAAGGATATTTTGTATGGACCTTTCTTGACAATTTTGAATGGGCAGAGGGCTATCGTCCAAGATTTGGACTGGTGTATGTTGATTTCAAAAATCAAATGCGTATTATAAAATCTTCCGGACAATGGTATGCAAATTTCTTAAATAACAACGCTAGTCATTCTGAGTAG
- a CDS encoding DUF2809 domain-containing protein, protein MLKKITNIQYLFLAIATIILGLLSRKIGAIPPICGDVLYAVMVYWLSRFILIKNSFLFSSIITVVCCFTIEFLQLIQSPFFLWIRTNMLLRLVFGQGFVWSDLIAYCLGAIAATSLDFGWHLKLKSVLTERD, encoded by the coding sequence GTGTTGAAAAAAATTACAAATATTCAGTACCTTTTCCTAGCCATAGCCACTATCATTCTCGGTCTGTTGTCCCGAAAAATAGGGGCAATACCACCGATCTGCGGTGATGTACTCTATGCTGTGATGGTTTACTGGCTATCACGCTTTATATTAATTAAAAATTCATTTCTCTTTTCCAGCATCATCACTGTTGTATGCTGTTTTACGATCGAATTTTTACAACTCATACAATCTCCGTTCTTTTTATGGATCAGAACCAATATGCTGTTACGTCTTGTATTTGGCCAGGGATTCGTATGGTCAGATCTAATCGCTTATTGTTTGGGGGCTATCGCAGCTACGTCTCTCGATTTCGGTTGGCATCTCAAGTTAAAATCGGTTCTTACTGAACGTGACTAA
- a CDS encoding low specificity L-threonine aldolase: protein MYSFKNDYSEGAHPRILDKLIETNLIQQSGYGDDEYAKETKSILRRKIANELACVYFLSGGTQTNLLVLSFLLRVHEAVISAKTGHISANETGAIEATGHKVITVETISGKLTPEDIIKTLKEHALAPHVVKPRIVYISNSTEIGTIYTLVELQALFGCCQQHHLLLYLDGARLGHALTAANNDLALSDLGKYCDVFYIGGTKNGALLGEAIIFNKPELAMDFDYAIKQKGALLAKGRVLSVQFLELFKDDLYFQLAQKANSYAMQISKAIKEKGYSFLTDSTTNQLFPILPKSLIQALSQKYQFYIWKEIDHDNAAIRLITSWATEEEQVLNFIADLSDLR, encoded by the coding sequence ATGTATAGTTTTAAAAACGATTATTCAGAAGGGGCGCATCCCCGCATTTTAGATAAACTTATTGAAACAAATCTCATACAGCAATCTGGGTATGGAGATGATGAATATGCTAAAGAGACAAAATCCATTTTAAGGAGAAAGATAGCTAATGAACTAGCCTGCGTCTATTTTCTATCTGGGGGGACACAGACCAATCTATTGGTACTATCGTTTCTCTTACGCGTTCATGAAGCCGTGATTAGTGCAAAGACTGGACATATATCTGCCAATGAAACTGGTGCTATTGAAGCAACCGGGCATAAAGTTATTACCGTAGAAACTATAAGTGGAAAATTAACTCCTGAAGATATCATAAAAACATTGAAAGAACATGCTTTAGCGCCACACGTGGTAAAACCACGAATAGTTTATATTTCAAATTCTACAGAAATTGGGACAATTTATACCTTGGTAGAACTACAGGCGTTATTCGGATGTTGTCAGCAACATCACTTGCTACTCTATCTGGATGGTGCCCGTTTAGGACATGCATTGACAGCGGCCAACAATGATTTAGCGCTATCAGATCTTGGAAAATATTGTGATGTATTTTATATTGGAGGTACAAAAAACGGTGCGCTTTTAGGTGAGGCTATCATTTTCAATAAGCCCGAATTGGCGATGGATTTCGATTATGCGATCAAACAAAAAGGTGCCTTACTAGCCAAAGGTCGCGTCTTATCCGTACAGTTTCTCGAATTGTTTAAAGATGATCTGTACTTTCAACTGGCGCAAAAAGCAAATTCATATGCGATGCAAATCTCTAAAGCAATTAAAGAAAAGGGCTACTCCTTTTTAACAGATTCCACCACAAACCAGCTATTCCCTATTTTACCAAAGTCTCTCATTCAGGCATTGAGTCAAAAATATCAGTTTTACATTTGGAAAGAAATAGATCATGATAATGCTGCTATTCGCCTAATTACTTCTTGGGCTACCGAAGAGGAACAGGTTTTGAACTTTATTGCTGACCTATCGGATTTAAGATAG